In a single window of the Roseiconus lacunae genome:
- a CDS encoding VWA domain-containing protein, with protein sequence MGIEFRTPAFLLLLLLLPVIYMMAVATPSVLRFSSLRIPDQGAKSIRLWLSKLPGILLTIAFACFIVALSGPQTPNAESRVSREGIAIMMVVDRSGSMKARDLVEGDYSVDRLQVVKDVFRQFVLGDDDSGTDGRDDDAIGLVAFAGFADSLCPLTLDHGNLVSMVNDLQIAQTRREDGTAIGDALALAVERLRQSETKSKVAILLTDGSNNAGIIAPRQAADVAQASGVKVYCIGTGTRGRAPFPTIDPFTGRAVLTEIEVELDEDTLKMIADKTQGQYFRATDRDGLLAVYKEIDAMERTKVTEQRYLQYDQWYRVPLLVGLVLMAVSLVSKATVFRSLP encoded by the coding sequence ATGGGCATTGAGTTCCGCACTCCCGCTTTCCTGCTGTTGCTCCTGCTTTTGCCGGTCATTTATATGATGGCCGTGGCAACCCCCAGTGTCCTCCGGTTTTCGTCGCTGCGAATTCCCGATCAAGGTGCCAAATCCATCCGGCTCTGGCTATCAAAGTTGCCGGGAATTCTGCTGACCATCGCGTTTGCGTGCTTCATCGTTGCACTCTCGGGCCCGCAGACCCCCAACGCAGAAAGCAGGGTCTCACGCGAAGGCATCGCGATCATGATGGTGGTCGACCGATCCGGCTCGATGAAGGCGCGTGATTTGGTCGAGGGCGATTATAGCGTCGACCGCCTGCAAGTCGTGAAAGATGTCTTTCGACAATTTGTCCTTGGCGATGACGATTCGGGAACAGACGGACGTGATGATGACGCGATCGGCCTGGTCGCGTTTGCAGGATTCGCCGATAGCCTTTGCCCACTGACGCTTGATCACGGCAACCTGGTTTCGATGGTCAACGATTTACAAATCGCCCAGACTCGCCGCGAAGATGGGACCGCGATTGGCGACGCGCTTGCACTGGCCGTCGAACGACTTCGGCAAAGCGAAACGAAATCGAAAGTTGCGATTCTCTTGACCGATGGTTCCAACAACGCCGGAATCATCGCCCCACGGCAAGCGGCCGACGTCGCCCAAGCGAGCGGCGTCAAGGTGTATTGCATCGGCACGGGGACCCGCGGCCGAGCGCCCTTTCCGACGATCGACCCTTTCACCGGGCGGGCGGTACTAACGGAAATCGAAGTCGAACTGGACGAAGACACGTTAAAAATGATAGCCGACAAAACCCAGGGGCAATACTTTCGTGCGACCGACCGCGATGGCTTGCTGGCCGTTTACAAAGAGATCGATGCGATGGAACGGACAAAAGTCACCGAACAACGTTACCTACAATACGATCAGTGGTACCGAGTCCCGCTGTTGGTCGGACTGGTCCTGATGGCGGTCTCGCTGGTTTCCAAAGCCACCGTGTTCCGATCATTGCCATAA
- a CDS encoding serine/threonine-protein kinase, translating into MQIKCPHCQTTLSLGTPKAGRYKPTCKKCNEPFLLTVSQDLPPKVRVRKPQQKTSSSANQSSAHRSASHRPTEAASQSARRGSQRDAKPDESIDQSNLTRPVIDPNRTRGGSSSDGVQQTGLPQDSRDPAASIANGDLRSNSKSAESEAADRNAQESANMPARLGGYRLIRLLGRGAMGAVYQAKQVSLDRDVALKTIRGRLTSSPASLARFTREAYAAAQLTHHNVVQIYDFGEDNGQHYFSMEWVRGGSLADLVREKGRVAPKLAATYILQAARGLQFAHRNGMVHRDVKPANLLLADDGVVKVADLGLVKIPDQVDPDPVSEGALLSGLQSGTQVTMQGTAVGTPAYMAPEQSADSSSVDHRADIYSLGCSLFYLLAGQSPFLGDEPADVLQQHASAPPPDLTAVNARVPDKLARVVARSMAKRPSERYASLAEMIDDLQAFLGLELTVGFSPTNEQADRWESLASAYAKTQRMARLTSPLLLGLTIVMLMLTLAMPFGSLSMILLPPALLIATCLTVIVIGGMTGHHPVADHLRRWLETLSIFEMLVWGVAAIALTFVTVMMGLWLGAIIGLIVGVGLGTAYHFAVLATAEQAGRTPLDNAKRFIRDLRIEGIEENSLRDFAARFAGPSWQTAFEAVFGYEAMAGIRSRLAADQAFTGPTKADSVRDRLCRYLADKIKAKREAEDRRKLARLEQQSLVSQGVSNKQAEEQAWQVAAAVMEGVQKVVDSSSGDERVQAEAKRQRIKAMLADARSGKYKRPRDRHASWKLALSGYTRMLLGCMLLTVFAFAVQASGVVDEALIASARQGDLHLQDLPLDATTDVLGVRTSVWSVGIAGLLLCMSAFVSGWRMSPFAAVATIVILFGPALAIPSLAIAGSVTILPWMIAVVIAMVIYLPGVIYGEEAER; encoded by the coding sequence ATGCAGATCAAGTGTCCTCATTGTCAAACCACGCTCTCGCTCGGTACCCCCAAGGCGGGCCGATACAAGCCGACGTGCAAGAAGTGCAATGAGCCGTTCCTGTTGACGGTCAGTCAGGACCTTCCGCCCAAGGTGCGTGTTCGAAAGCCTCAGCAAAAAACTTCGTCGTCTGCGAATCAGTCGTCAGCACATCGCTCAGCATCGCATCGCCCAACCGAGGCGGCTTCGCAATCCGCCCGTCGCGGCAGCCAGCGGGATGCGAAGCCAGACGAATCGATCGATCAGTCCAATTTGACGCGCCCGGTGATCGATCCGAATCGAACCCGCGGCGGGTCGAGCAGCGACGGGGTTCAGCAAACCGGGCTTCCCCAGGATTCTCGCGACCCAGCCGCGTCGATCGCAAACGGCGACTTACGCTCAAATTCAAAGTCCGCCGAATCGGAGGCGGCGGATCGCAACGCGCAAGAGTCCGCAAACATGCCGGCGCGACTCGGTGGCTACAGGCTCATTCGCTTGCTTGGCCGTGGTGCGATGGGAGCGGTGTATCAGGCAAAGCAAGTGTCCCTCGACCGTGACGTCGCGCTCAAGACGATCCGAGGTCGCCTCACCAGTAGCCCCGCATCGCTTGCTCGATTCACTCGTGAGGCCTACGCGGCGGCCCAGTTAACGCACCACAACGTGGTTCAAATCTATGACTTCGGCGAAGATAACGGGCAGCATTACTTTTCGATGGAGTGGGTTCGCGGCGGTTCGCTCGCCGATTTAGTACGCGAGAAGGGTCGCGTCGCACCGAAGCTAGCCGCCACGTATATCTTGCAGGCGGCACGAGGACTTCAATTCGCCCATCGCAACGGTATGGTGCACCGCGACGTCAAACCGGCGAATTTGCTTCTGGCCGATGACGGGGTCGTCAAGGTCGCGGACTTGGGGCTGGTCAAGATTCCCGATCAAGTCGACCCGGATCCGGTCAGCGAAGGCGCGCTGCTGAGCGGACTGCAAAGCGGCACTCAGGTCACGATGCAAGGCACCGCGGTGGGAACACCGGCTTACATGGCGCCCGAACAGTCAGCCGATTCAAGTTCCGTGGATCATCGCGCGGACATCTATTCACTTGGCTGCAGCCTGTTTTATTTATTGGCCGGCCAGTCGCCGTTTCTTGGCGATGAACCGGCGGATGTGCTTCAGCAACATGCGTCCGCCCCGCCGCCAGATCTGACCGCCGTCAATGCACGGGTGCCGGATAAGCTGGCTCGCGTCGTCGCCAGATCGATGGCGAAGCGGCCGAGCGAACGCTACGCGTCATTGGCGGAAATGATCGATGACCTGCAGGCATTCTTAGGGTTGGAATTGACGGTTGGGTTTTCTCCGACCAACGAACAGGCCGATCGCTGGGAAAGTCTTGCCAGTGCTTACGCAAAAACACAACGGATGGCGCGACTGACCAGTCCGTTGTTGTTAGGCTTGACCATCGTGATGCTGATGCTCACGTTGGCGATGCCGTTTGGTTCACTCTCGATGATCCTTCTTCCGCCGGCGTTATTGATTGCGACGTGCCTGACTGTCATTGTCATCGGTGGTATGACGGGCCATCATCCGGTTGCCGATCACCTGCGCCGCTGGCTGGAAACGCTGTCGATCTTTGAAATGCTTGTTTGGGGCGTGGCCGCGATCGCACTGACTTTTGTTACCGTGATGATGGGGCTATGGCTCGGAGCGATCATCGGTTTGATTGTTGGCGTTGGCTTGGGGACCGCGTATCACTTTGCCGTGTTGGCAACGGCCGAGCAGGCCGGTCGCACACCGCTCGACAATGCCAAACGCTTTATCCGGGATTTACGAATCGAAGGTATCGAAGAGAACAGCCTTCGTGATTTCGCCGCACGCTTCGCGGGGCCATCGTGGCAGACAGCGTTTGAAGCTGTTTTTGGTTACGAAGCGATGGCCGGCATACGTTCTCGGTTGGCGGCCGATCAAGCGTTTACCGGCCCCACCAAAGCAGATTCTGTGAGAGACCGTTTGTGCCGGTACCTCGCCGACAAAATCAAGGCGAAACGTGAAGCGGAGGATCGACGTAAGCTGGCAAGACTTGAACAGCAATCGCTGGTCAGCCAGGGTGTTTCCAATAAACAAGCCGAAGAGCAGGCATGGCAAGTCGCCGCGGCGGTGATGGAAGGCGTGCAAAAGGTCGTCGATTCTTCGTCCGGAGATGAACGAGTACAAGCCGAAGCGAAACGCCAACGTATCAAGGCGATGTTGGCGGACGCTCGGAGCGGCAAATACAAACGCCCACGCGATCGTCACGCGAGTTGGAAGCTGGCCTTATCGGGATACACTCGGATGTTGCTTGGGTGCATGCTATTGACGGTCTTTGCGTTTGCGGTTCAAGCATCCGGCGTCGTCGACGAAGCATTGATTGCCAGCGCACGCCAGGGTGACTTACACTTGCAGGATCTGCCGCTTGATGCGACGACCGATGTCTTAGGAGTCCGCACGAGTGTTTGGTCGGTCGGGATCGCAGGTTTGTTGCTTTGCATGTCTGCGTTCGTCTCCGGTTGGCGGATGTCACCGTTTGCCGCCGTCGCGACAATTGTCATTCTTTTCGGGCCGGCGTTGGCGATTCCCTCGCTCGCGATCGCAGGATCGGTGACGATCCTGCCTTGGATGATCGCGGTCGTAATCGCAATGGTGATCTATCTACCCGGTGTGATCTATGGTGAAGAGGCCGAGCGATAG
- a CDS encoding polyprenyl synthetase family protein, whose protein sequence is MADFRPLVERALCDAVADACQRAPSWDSGSFAAHWIGSAPDWAAANDDLESGDTTAPTSISPSVPFARCPERLTAAIEYALLAPGKRLRPALVLMAAEACGGDIKDGLPGAVAVEMIHAYSLIHDDLPAMDDDDLRRGRATVHIEFDEATAILAGDALQPMAFAHLCRQISNPSRLATAVELLAFAAGPANLVGGQADDLAAERESAEQERSEQDCSEQNSAARRDEAGPDLAEHPQTVPRTDGTSEELDRRLEKLQAIHRRKTGALFSASLQLGAVLVGADASMRQSLANYASDIGLAFQVVDDLLDYTADEHELGKRAQKDAGRGKLTYPAIMGIDGARRRAGELIESAKGHVSVFGDAAWRLNTLADYVLARTH, encoded by the coding sequence ATGGCAGACTTCCGCCCGCTGGTCGAGCGGGCTCTCTGCGACGCGGTTGCCGATGCTTGTCAGCGAGCGCCGAGTTGGGATTCCGGCAGTTTCGCCGCCCATTGGATCGGCTCCGCCCCCGACTGGGCGGCCGCCAACGATGACTTGGAATCTGGCGATACCACTGCCCCGACATCGATATCGCCATCTGTCCCCTTCGCGCGATGCCCCGAACGGCTGACCGCCGCGATTGAATATGCACTTCTCGCCCCCGGCAAACGCCTCCGTCCGGCGCTGGTGCTGATGGCGGCGGAAGCTTGTGGGGGCGACATCAAAGACGGTTTGCCAGGCGCCGTGGCGGTCGAAATGATTCACGCCTACTCGCTGATTCATGACGACCTGCCTGCGATGGACGACGATGATTTGCGGCGAGGTCGTGCCACGGTGCACATCGAATTTGATGAAGCGACCGCGATCTTAGCCGGCGACGCCCTGCAGCCGATGGCCTTTGCCCACCTGTGTCGTCAGATTTCCAACCCGAGCCGACTTGCGACGGCCGTTGAATTACTCGCTTTTGCCGCCGGTCCAGCCAATTTGGTCGGTGGCCAAGCCGATGATTTGGCCGCCGAACGGGAATCGGCCGAGCAGGAACGCTCTGAACAGGATTGCTCCGAGCAAAATTCCGCGGCGAGACGCGACGAAGCTGGCCCCGATTTGGCTGAACATCCGCAGACCGTCCCACGTACCGATGGAACAAGCGAAGAACTTGATCGACGCTTGGAAAAATTGCAAGCAATTCATCGGCGTAAGACTGGGGCGTTGTTTTCCGCATCGCTGCAGCTTGGTGCGGTGCTGGTCGGCGCAGACGCGTCGATGCGCCAATCGCTGGCCAATTACGCTTCCGACATTGGGCTGGCGTTCCAAGTGGTCGACGATTTACTCGATTACACTGCGGACGAACACGAACTCGGTAAACGAGCGCAAAAAGACGCGGGGCGAGGCAAGCTGACCTATCCGGCGATCATGGGCATCGATGGTGCCCGTCGCCGAGCGGGTGAGCTAATTGAGTCCGCGAAGGGGCATGTCTCGGTTTTCGGAGACGCCGCTTGGCGGTTAAATACGTTGGCTGACTATGTGCTGGCCAGAACTCATTGA
- a CDS encoding AAA family ATPase, which produces MNAPQLDEQIAKYSRICNRLSDEVARLLVGQERMVSRLLIGLITGGHVLLEGVPGLAKTLTVSSLAKSIRTDFSRIQFTPDMLPADVIGTEIFNPKDATYSVKRGPIFSNLVLADEINRAPAKVQAALLEAMQEKQVTIGTETFRFAEPFLVMATQNPIEQEGTYPLPEAQVDRFMLKTSVAYPSREDERKIVDRIAGGKPVPEITPVATPEEILETRAVVEKVWCDDKVRDYAVDVVRATRPSDSTPGQPTEGSTPAFENMIEMGASPRASIFLLKAGKAHAFLDGRSYVTPHDIKSLAPDVLRHRIVLTYEAEAEGKTVDSLLQDLLDNVPVP; this is translated from the coding sequence ATGAACGCCCCTCAGCTCGACGAACAGATTGCCAAGTATTCACGGATTTGCAATCGACTGTCCGACGAAGTCGCACGACTGTTAGTCGGTCAAGAACGTATGGTCTCGCGACTGCTGATCGGACTGATCACCGGTGGCCACGTACTGCTCGAAGGCGTCCCCGGTTTGGCAAAGACGCTCACCGTCAGCTCCCTCGCCAAATCAATCCGAACGGATTTCTCCAGAATCCAGTTCACCCCGGACATGCTGCCGGCCGACGTCATCGGTACCGAAATTTTCAATCCCAAAGACGCGACCTACAGCGTCAAGCGTGGACCGATTTTTTCGAACCTAGTGCTGGCTGACGAAATCAACCGTGCCCCGGCAAAGGTCCAGGCGGCACTGCTCGAAGCGATGCAAGAAAAGCAGGTCACCATCGGCACCGAAACCTTCCGCTTCGCCGAACCATTTCTTGTCATGGCGACGCAAAACCCGATCGAACAAGAAGGAACGTATCCGTTGCCGGAAGCGCAAGTCGATCGCTTCATGTTAAAAACATCCGTCGCCTACCCAAGCCGCGAAGACGAACGCAAGATCGTTGACCGGATCGCCGGCGGTAAACCGGTACCCGAGATCACGCCGGTCGCCACACCGGAGGAAATTTTGGAAACACGCGCGGTCGTCGAAAAGGTCTGGTGTGACGACAAAGTCCGCGACTATGCCGTCGACGTGGTCCGTGCAACTCGTCCCTCCGACAGCACCCCAGGGCAGCCAACCGAAGGATCTACGCCGGCGTTTGAAAACATGATCGAGATGGGCGCGAGTCCCCGGGCGTCGATTTTCCTGCTCAAGGCCGGCAAAGCGCATGCATTCCTGGACGGTCGCAGCTACGTGACTCCGCACGACATCAAGTCACTCGCCCCGGACGTCCTCCGCCACCGAATCGTGCTCACCTACGAAGCCGAAGCGGAAGGCAAAACGGTTGATAGCTTGCTGCAAGACTTGTTGGACAATGTGCCGGTCCCTTGA
- the dxs gene encoding 1-deoxy-D-xylulose-5-phosphate synthase: protein MTEAYHPHLAELTDASPLKGYSPEQLESTASEIRDVLCNLLATRTAHFASNLGVVELCLALHCEFDFRTDRLIWDTGHQIYPHKLITGRYHDFPTIRTQGGLMGYPNPAESDYDLFMTGHAGCSVSTAVGLRSGDILVGEPERRTVAVIGDGAFPSGIVFEALNNAGELEDDLTIVLNDNKMSICPRVGSVAGYLDRLRSNPYYTGLKSEIGKLLEQIPMLGDPAERFLAQMKEGVKAGLLGGMLFEELNIRYVGPIDGHDIGLLRKYLAMVRDMKGPVLLHVVTEKGHGYKPAAADPVYFHTPPAFEDRDGKPVTRKSDGLPAYTNHARDAISRAMSADGKVSVITAAMCQGNKLEPVREKFPDQFFDVGICESHAVAFAAGQCKSGARPIVDIYSTFLQRSYDQIFQEVCLQDLPVVFMMDRAGLTGPDGPTHHGVYDIGYMRMFPNMVVMAPGYAQELELMLTAALGHDHPCGIRYPKTSAMQLESEPLPIEIGKSETIREGDDGTIVAFGATLENALAAADLLDGELSIRVVNARFAKPIDVDMVRQAVTDGRFVVTAEEHTQVGGFGSAFLEAAVAERLDTRSIHIVGLPDRFVEHGDRNDLLHQCGLSPEALADRCRQAAKEAGIDHVLRSSTVSAD from the coding sequence TTGACCGAAGCTTATCACCCTCACCTGGCTGAATTGACTGATGCCAGCCCGCTGAAGGGATACTCCCCGGAGCAGCTTGAATCGACCGCGAGCGAGATTCGAGACGTATTGTGCAACTTGCTGGCGACCCGCACGGCGCACTTCGCATCGAACCTCGGCGTTGTCGAGCTCTGCTTGGCGTTGCACTGCGAGTTCGATTTTCGGACCGATCGTTTGATTTGGGACACCGGTCACCAGATCTATCCGCACAAACTGATCACCGGCCGCTATCACGATTTCCCGACGATTCGGACTCAAGGCGGGTTGATGGGCTATCCCAACCCGGCCGAAAGCGACTACGACTTGTTCATGACCGGACATGCCGGGTGCAGTGTTAGCACCGCGGTGGGACTGCGTAGCGGCGACATCTTGGTCGGCGAACCCGAGCGACGAACGGTTGCGGTGATCGGCGACGGTGCCTTTCCGAGTGGCATCGTTTTCGAGGCACTGAACAACGCCGGCGAACTGGAAGACGACCTGACGATCGTTTTGAACGACAACAAAATGTCGATCTGCCCACGTGTCGGATCGGTCGCCGGGTATCTCGATCGTCTTCGCAGCAATCCCTACTACACCGGGCTGAAAAGCGAGATCGGAAAGCTGCTCGAACAGATTCCGATGCTGGGGGATCCCGCCGAACGCTTTTTGGCTCAGATGAAAGAAGGCGTCAAAGCTGGCTTGCTGGGCGGAATGTTGTTCGAAGAATTGAATATCCGCTATGTCGGCCCGATCGACGGTCATGACATCGGATTGCTGCGAAAATATCTGGCAATGGTTCGCGACATGAAAGGCCCCGTGCTGTTGCATGTCGTGACCGAAAAGGGGCACGGTTATAAACCCGCCGCCGCTGATCCGGTTTACTTCCACACGCCCCCGGCATTTGAAGATCGCGACGGCAAACCGGTGACTCGCAAAAGTGATGGGCTGCCGGCTTACACCAATCACGCTCGCGACGCGATCAGTCGCGCAATGTCGGCAGACGGCAAAGTCTCGGTGATCACTGCCGCGATGTGTCAGGGTAATAAGCTTGAACCGGTCCGCGAAAAGTTTCCCGATCAATTCTTTGACGTTGGTATCTGCGAATCGCACGCGGTCGCATTTGCCGCCGGCCAATGCAAGTCGGGCGCCCGCCCGATTGTCGATATCTACAGCACGTTCTTGCAGCGCAGCTACGATCAGATCTTTCAAGAAGTTTGTCTGCAAGATCTGCCGGTCGTCTTCATGATGGACCGCGCCGGTTTGACCGGGCCCGATGGTCCGACACACCATGGCGTCTATGACATCGGTTACATGCGAATGTTCCCCAATATGGTCGTGATGGCTCCGGGGTATGCCCAAGAGTTGGAACTAATGCTGACGGCTGCGTTGGGTCATGATCATCCTTGCGGGATTCGTTATCCGAAGACGTCCGCCATGCAGCTTGAATCGGAACCTTTGCCGATCGAGATCGGCAAGAGCGAGACGATCCGCGAAGGCGACGATGGGACGATCGTGGCCTTCGGTGCGACGCTCGAAAACGCCCTCGCCGCTGCCGACCTTCTTGACGGCGAACTGAGTATTCGTGTTGTGAATGCTCGCTTTGCCAAGCCGATTGACGTCGACATGGTGCGTCAGGCAGTGACCGATGGACGCTTCGTCGTCACCGCCGAAGAGCACACGCAAGTCGGCGGATTTGGCTCGGCGTTCTTGGAAGCCGCTGTCGCCGAACGTCTCGATACCCGATCCATTCACATCGTTGGTCTGCCCGATCGATTTGTCGAGCACGGTGATCGCAACGACCTGCTTCATCAATGCGGCTTGAGCCCCGAGGCACTCGCCGATCGCTGCCGGCAGGCCGCAAAGGAAGCCGGTATCGATCATGTTCTTCGCTCTTCCACCGTTTCGGCTGACTGA
- a CDS encoding Hsp20/alpha crystallin family protein, whose translation MGNLNSALSRSLGNSPLALASREMDELFDRLFHPVVTNNGRRWAPPVSIWEEGDQFHLQMDLPGFTQEDLDVSFEDGHLSVAASRTRDENESRKYLHDERHWGEVRRVIPLPDSVNPESIEATYINGVLEVVLAKRAEVLPKKIEIKTK comes from the coding sequence ATGGGTAATTTAAATTCGGCTCTGTCTCGCTCGCTCGGCAACAGCCCTCTGGCTTTGGCGAGTCGTGAAATGGATGAGTTGTTCGATCGTCTGTTCCACCCGGTCGTGACCAACAACGGGCGTCGCTGGGCACCACCGGTTTCGATTTGGGAAGAAGGCGATCAGTTCCATCTGCAAATGGACCTTCCCGGTTTTACGCAAGAGGATCTGGACGTGTCGTTCGAAGACGGGCATCTGTCGGTCGCGGCGTCCCGAACTCGTGACGAGAACGAATCACGCAAGTACTTGCATGACGAACGTCACTGGGGCGAAGTCCGCCGAGTGATCCCGCTTCCCGATTCGGTCAACCCGGAATCGATCGAAGCGACCTACATCAACGGGGTCTTGGAAGTTGTACTCGCGAAACGCGCCGAAGTGCTTCCGAAGAAGATCGAGATCAAGACGAAGTAA
- a CDS encoding protein BatD yields the protein MNESVRIHERLARLAVCLSGCFALIVAMVGDAIAEPLTTTRVSGPVTVIVSLEPEQPVIGDPVKLTIEVTAEKDVEVLMPDFGSALNRFSIVDFAPRQTIDDDGRTVATQTYRLDPPSSGPQVIPPILIEYVDRREGKTPAPEGLDAYEILTDRMKFTVESVLPEGTTNELKPPLGRLEPITPSQIPKRTGAIVAAVIVGLAVLAAGVFYWNKRGRKERQRSAFEIADASLQKLLQTPRQTEEQIDLFYVQLTAIIRQYIEDRFDMRAPELTTEEFLASISRSPDFSSEHQSLLRDFLRHADLVKFAGATPSSDEMTRSIDTAKRFLNETRQGGEGDGH from the coding sequence ATGAACGAATCCGTCCGAATACACGAACGGTTGGCACGACTTGCTGTTTGCCTGTCAGGATGCTTTGCGTTGATCGTCGCTATGGTTGGCGATGCGATCGCGGAACCACTGACCACCACACGGGTCTCCGGACCGGTGACGGTGATCGTGTCGCTTGAACCCGAACAACCGGTCATCGGCGATCCCGTGAAGCTGACCATCGAAGTGACCGCGGAAAAAGACGTCGAAGTCTTGATGCCGGACTTTGGGTCGGCACTCAACCGATTTTCGATTGTCGATTTTGCTCCCAGGCAGACGATCGATGACGACGGGCGGACCGTAGCGACACAAACGTATCGGTTGGATCCGCCTTCGTCCGGACCGCAAGTGATCCCGCCGATCCTGATCGAGTACGTCGATCGCCGCGAGGGCAAAACGCCCGCACCGGAGGGGCTCGACGCGTACGAAATCCTCACCGACCGAATGAAATTCACCGTCGAAAGCGTGCTCCCCGAAGGCACGACGAACGAACTGAAACCGCCACTCGGCCGTTTGGAACCGATCACGCCGTCGCAGATTCCAAAACGCACTGGGGCAATCGTGGCGGCGGTCATCGTCGGCCTCGCGGTGCTTGCCGCTGGTGTGTTCTACTGGAACAAACGCGGCCGGAAAGAACGACAGCGATCGGCCTTTGAAATCGCCGACGCAAGCCTCCAGAAGCTACTGCAAACGCCGAGACAAACCGAAGAACAAATCGATCTTTTCTACGTTCAACTGACCGCAATCATTCGCCAGTACATCGAAGACCGGTTCGACATGCGGGCACCGGAACTGACCACCGAAGAGTTCCTCGCATCGATCAGTCGCTCGCCCGATTTTTCATCGGAGCACCAGTCGCTGCTGCGTGATTTCCTCCGCCACGCGGACTTGGTTAAATTCGCCGGCGCGACGCCTTCGTCCGACGAGATGACTCGGTCGATCGACACCGCCAAACGCTTCTTGAACGAAACGCGACAAGGAGGCGAAGGCGATGGGCATTGA
- the xseB gene encoding exodeoxyribonuclease VII small subunit, producing MAKKKQSPSSNASSNPNDIDFESSLQEVEAIVEQLESGELGLSESLASYEKGIAKIKLCHEVLRRAEQKISLLTQVDEDGTPHVEPVEGGPSEGSCRHSDEEAETQTRPRAKRKKRESDNVDDLGGLF from the coding sequence ATGGCCAAGAAAAAGCAATCGCCGTCATCGAACGCATCATCGAACCCGAACGACATCGATTTCGAATCCTCTCTGCAGGAGGTTGAAGCGATCGTCGAACAGCTCGAAAGCGGCGAACTCGGTCTGTCGGAATCTTTGGCCAGCTACGAAAAAGGCATCGCCAAGATCAAGCTTTGCCATGAAGTCCTGCGGCGGGCAGAGCAAAAGATCTCGCTGTTAACCCAGGTTGACGAGGATGGCACACCCCATGTCGAACCGGTCGAAGGCGGTCCGTCAGAAGGCAGCTGCAGGCACAGTGATGAAGAGGCCGAAACGCAGACTCGGCCGAGGGCAAAACGCAAAAAACGTGAGTCCGACAACGTGGACGATCTGGGAGGGCTTTTTTAG
- a CDS encoding DUF58 domain-containing protein, whose amino-acid sequence MEQSTSPTMLPREVIRRVREIQIRTGRQVADVLAGQYESVFKGRGIEFDEVRPYVPGDDIRTIDWNVTARVGEPYVKRYVEDRQLTLMVMADVSASQDFGSHHRSKREATAELSALLAFSANQNDDKIGLTLFHGNVEQYIPARKGGKHSLRVVREVLAHGQVDAKRSTASPTEEVPSRSKPKRFRRWLPPFRRRTWWRSGRQATNIAGAMEFLMSVSSRKTICFVISDFLDDDYLQPMQSANRKHDVIAVLVTDPSEIDIPAVGLVNLEDAETGEVRQYDTSSSSFREKVVAQSQRRIDSLRRQFVASGIDFIHIDASRDVVDPLVKFFHMRQRRMRR is encoded by the coding sequence ATGGAACAAAGTACCAGTCCCACCATGCTGCCAAGGGAAGTCATTCGACGTGTTCGCGAAATCCAGATTCGTACCGGGCGTCAGGTCGCCGACGTTTTGGCCGGGCAGTACGAATCGGTGTTCAAAGGCCGCGGGATCGAGTTCGACGAAGTACGCCCCTACGTGCCCGGCGACGACATCCGGACGATCGATTGGAACGTGACCGCCCGTGTCGGCGAACCTTACGTCAAACGCTATGTCGAAGATCGCCAACTAACCTTGATGGTGATGGCCGACGTATCCGCTTCGCAAGACTTTGGATCGCACCATCGAAGCAAGCGGGAAGCCACCGCCGAACTGAGCGCACTGCTGGCTTTTTCGGCCAACCAGAATGACGACAAAATCGGTTTGACGCTGTTCCATGGCAACGTCGAACAGTACATCCCGGCTCGTAAAGGCGGCAAACACTCACTGCGGGTCGTGCGTGAAGTCTTGGCCCACGGTCAAGTCGATGCCAAGCGATCCACCGCGTCACCGACGGAGGAAGTTCCATCGAGATCCAAGCCAAAACGGTTCCGTCGTTGGCTACCACCGTTTCGGCGCCGCACTTGGTGGCGAAGCGGACGACAAGCAACCAATATCGCCGGCGCGATGGAGTTCCTGATGTCGGTCTCTTCACGCAAAACGATTTGCTTCGTCATCAGCGACTTTCTTGACGACGATTATTTGCAGCCGATGCAAAGTGCGAATCGCAAACATGACGTGATCGCGGTCTTAGTCACCGATCCCAGCGAGATCGACATTCCAGCGGTCGGCCTGGTCAACCTCGAAGACGCCGAGACGGGCGAGGTCCGTCAGTATGACACATCGTCATCCTCATTTCGTGAAAAAGTTGTCGCGCAAAGCCAACGTCGGATCGATTCTCTACGCCGCCAATTTGTCGCTTCGGGCATCGACTTCATTCACATCGATGCCAGTCGCGACGTCGTCGATCCGCTAGTGAAATTCTTTCACATGCGGCAGCGGAGGATGCGACGATGA